One stretch of Pradoshia sp. D12 DNA includes these proteins:
- the glgB gene encoding 1,4-alpha-glucan branching protein GlgB, which produces MPNAIPTDYQVHLFHEGSLYDAYKLFGSHLIKVNDDIHTRFTVYAPNARQIRLVGSFNNWNGNGYELKRVSEQGIWTLLVDKNLDGHIYKYEIEAASGAIALKSDPYAFYSEIRPHTASVVYPIDDSYKWNDASWLKKKTKKQQDENPMFIYEIHAGTWRKHIQEGQVSIPSDECKIEEFYTYRDLADELIPYVVEQGFTHIELMPLTEHPFDGSWGYQSTGYYSPTSRYGRPEDLKYFIDQCHQHNIGVLLDWVPGHYCKDAHGLFMFDGSPVYEYSDLKHRENPVWGTANFDLGKPEVHSFLISNARYWMKYFHIDGFRVDAVANIIYWPNTYSGDVNPHAIDFLQKLNQVVKESDPTVLMMAEDSTDWPNVTKPASEGGLGFTYKWNMGWMNDILEYMESDPCSRKDLHNKVTFSLMYAYTERFILPLSHDEVVHGKKSLLDKMPGSYEEKFSQLKLLMGFMTTHPGKKLLFMGGELGMFSEWKDKEQVDWHLLNYDSHQTLNHFFADLLKFYKRSKPLYELDDYPEGFEWIDVHNTDQSIFSFIRRDREGNPLIVLCNFKNISYEEYKVGVPDKQEYKEVINSDAVQYGGSDHVNKKKIIAEEGSFHGRPYHVKIKVPPFGITVLRPIKKRKELNKNGKEKNSRNATGRRTRNKA; this is translated from the coding sequence ATGCCTAATGCTATCCCAACAGACTATCAGGTCCATTTGTTTCATGAAGGCTCTCTTTATGATGCATATAAACTGTTCGGTTCCCATTTGATAAAGGTAAATGATGATATACATACAAGGTTTACAGTATATGCACCAAACGCCCGTCAGATACGCTTGGTGGGTTCTTTTAATAATTGGAATGGTAACGGTTATGAATTAAAAAGAGTTTCTGAACAGGGTATTTGGACGCTTCTGGTAGATAAAAACCTGGACGGACATATATACAAATATGAAATTGAAGCAGCATCTGGAGCCATAGCTCTAAAGAGTGATCCGTATGCCTTCTATTCAGAAATAAGGCCTCATACGGCATCTGTCGTATATCCTATAGATGATTCATATAAATGGAATGATGCGTCTTGGCTTAAGAAAAAAACAAAGAAACAACAAGATGAGAACCCCATGTTTATTTATGAAATTCATGCAGGAACATGGAGAAAACATATCCAGGAAGGCCAAGTGTCTATACCGAGCGATGAATGCAAGATTGAGGAATTTTATACATACCGTGACCTGGCTGATGAACTCATCCCCTATGTAGTTGAACAGGGCTTTACACATATTGAGCTAATGCCACTAACTGAACATCCGTTCGACGGATCATGGGGCTATCAGAGTACAGGTTATTATTCACCAACAAGCCGATATGGCAGGCCTGAAGACTTGAAATATTTTATCGATCAATGTCATCAGCATAACATAGGTGTATTGCTTGATTGGGTACCTGGTCACTATTGTAAAGATGCTCATGGTTTATTTATGTTTGATGGATCACCTGTTTATGAATACTCTGATCTCAAACACAGAGAGAATCCAGTATGGGGAACAGCAAATTTTGACTTGGGCAAACCAGAAGTTCATAGTTTTTTAATATCCAACGCAAGATATTGGATGAAGTATTTTCACATAGATGGATTTAGAGTGGATGCTGTCGCAAATATCATTTATTGGCCCAATACATATAGTGGTGACGTTAATCCACATGCTATAGATTTTTTACAGAAACTTAACCAAGTTGTAAAAGAATCCGATCCTACAGTTCTTATGATGGCTGAAGACTCAACTGATTGGCCTAACGTAACTAAGCCAGCTAGTGAGGGAGGTTTAGGATTTACATATAAGTGGAATATGGGTTGGATGAACGATATTTTAGAGTACATGGAATCAGATCCGTGTTCTCGAAAGGATCTTCATAATAAAGTAACATTCTCCTTAATGTATGCTTATACGGAACGGTTTATTTTACCTTTGTCACATGATGAAGTGGTCCACGGTAAAAAATCTCTTCTTGATAAAATGCCAGGAAGCTACGAAGAAAAATTTTCTCAGTTGAAATTACTCATGGGATTTATGACAACCCACCCGGGGAAAAAATTATTATTTATGGGTGGAGAGCTGGGGATGTTCTCAGAATGGAAGGATAAAGAACAGGTTGATTGGCATCTACTAAATTATGATTCTCATCAAACATTAAATCATTTCTTTGCAGACTTACTAAAGTTTTACAAACGGTCAAAGCCGTTATATGAGTTAGATGATTATCCTGAAGGATTTGAGTGGATTGATGTTCATAACACCGATCAGTCCATATTCTCATTTATTCGTCGTGATCGAGAAGGAAATCCATTGATAGTACTGTGTAATTTCAAAAATATATCTTATGAAGAATATAAAGTTGGAGTACCTGATAAACAGGAGTACAAAGAGGTCATAAATAGTGATGCTGTCCAATATGGTGGAAGCGATCATGTTAATAAAAAGAAAATCATCGCAGAAGAAGGTTCTTTTCATGGGAGACCATATCACGTAAAGATTAAGGTACCTCCATTTGGAATTACTGTACTGCGTCCCATTAAAAAACGGAAGGAGTTAAATAAAAATGGCAAAGAAAAAAATAGTCGCAATGCTACTGGCAGGAGGACAAGGAACAAGGCTTGA